TAGCATGCCTCTTCCTTCACTTAGACCCAAGGTTAAAATGTGCTGGCATggttaaaagtttttttaaactcAAGATCTAGTCATCAAACAGTTATGAAAGTCCTCAGGGTATATTTCCAAAGAGCTGGATGTTAACCTTAGCTCTTTGGTCTAATTCCAAGTCTGGTAATTACATACTGCCTATTAAAATTCCCCTCACAATTCTAATTTAATAAGGTGGTGTTCAGTTCCTGTCAAACAGCTCAGAGCAATTCTACCAGCTGCAATGCTTATTCCATAGAGTGTAATGTTTCAGATATGATTAAGTGatcatttaaaagttttcagGGAGAAAATGGATCATGCATTCAAAtacttttcacttttaaagaatataagaactatgtatttttttttgaactttttaaaaagtgccccaAATTCCTATAACAAAAAATGGCCCAGTGATTTCAGTTAAGTTCTGGATAAGAGGGCTCTATTTGTAGCTATTATAATACAAGTGTGACAAGAAAAATTTTCAAGTACAGCATCTTTAAGTTTTACAAAgcaaagaaaactcaaaaagaatCTCAAAGGCTCAAGGCAAAGGGTATTTATACTTTCTTTCTCAAGACACTTATTGTACAATCACTTTGTTTCCCCATTTCTCCAACCTACTATTATCAGAACTCAGCAGGACTACAGCAAAACATCAAGCAGATGAGCAAGTGGCAAAATGAAACTAAGTAGGAATGTATGGTTATTAAATTTCAACCTTTATCTGACAGCATATTAAAAGACATTCTGGCAACTATGATCCATTGCAGGGAGTTGAGGGCAGAGGAACAGGAAACAGCATAGAAAAAGAATTACTTCTCACTCTGTCCAGACTACTGCAATCTGGTCCTAAACCTATGTCAAGGCTTACAGATACAAAAGTGAGTGGAACCCAAGGTAAAACCATTATACTTAGAGAACTTATTCTGTGATGGTagtcttaaacaaacaaaaaaacccctaagtATTTCTGACATTTCAATGTGTCTTAAAGATTGCTCCAAAATTAGTTCCATCTTTTAAGCACAACCCAACTTCAGGTTCTGTAAATCAATATATTActaaaaggtgaaagaaaaagaagttttcattaactgttttcttcctctgtacaTTCTACTTGTAAAAAATCTATCGTTATTTAGAATACTGACATATCACTTAAGGAAACAAATTATAATTAAACAAACTAAGACATATAACCATTCAAAGTCCAGTCATTCTAGGCAAATAAAACACTAATACTATTGTCATACACAATTTAAACCAAGAGCCAAGAAAACTACTTTTGAGGTTGATAAACAATGCAAAAGTTTCATCAATTTTATTGGATGACATTAGGCCtgattataaaaagcaaaaaaaaaaaaaaaaaaaaaaaaggttttcatttttgattAGCGTGTCTCCAAAGATGACGGAGGCATGGCCaacttatattattttcttcaagaaagcaaaaatgtaaTGGGGTAAAAATGCaacattcttatatttttaaaaagataaattatctAAGACAATAAgttgatgttattattattattatttaatagtaACTTAGAGGTAAAGGTTCACAATCCAATCCAAAAATCTTAGGGCTGAGTATGttttgaaattcagatttttccCCGGAGATTTAGAAATACTACTCTACCAATTCCCAGTGGGGTCCACGCCAAAAACTCAATAATCAAACACTTTCATATTGCTACAGCAAAATGTTAGGAATGCTTCAAAAAAAAGGCCCCATGTTAGTTCAGATCCAGATCTGCATCAAGTAAGTTAACACCAATTCAGGTTTTGCTGTCAATatccattttaagaaatttgtggATTTTGCATAAGAGACTGTGaaactaaactgaaaaaaatagaaataagttaGACCAAAGTTCTTAACtaattttaagcttaaaaaacaGTAGGTTATATAAATACTGTCTGCTAACTCTTGAAGTTTACAAACTTCAAGATAACAGTAGAGATTATATTTCAACTGTTTCTACAAATTACTTACATTGTATTATAGAAGCTTTATCCATAtgtccaaagaaaacaaatatattttattaattttaagacatgaaataaaatatataatacgtattcatatttaaaaggaaatttttcttcctttgtagtaatttctagttaaaaaaaaggTAACCATTATTTCTACAAGTTAATAAAGATCTTGAAACTGTACTGTAACTGAGCAAGGTTGGTTTCAACTGGCTCAAAAGGATATGTGACAGTCTGGACTCTGGGGTAATGAAAAATCAGAGGTTGGACaaagaaattttccatttctctcttctttctatggtcttacattttggggggaaggcGGGGGGAAGATTCTATATACAAGGAGCCAGAACCAGCATGCTCATTCTAAGAAAAGTTGTGGAGCACCTCGGTGCcttagtcggttaaatgtctgactcctgaatttggttcaggtcatgatctcagcgttttAAGATtaagccccaagtctggctctgcactgggcatggagcctgcttaagattctttccccctcttcctctgtccttccccattcCTCTCACCCCCCAAACCTCTTACCCCGCTcacactctcatgctctctctctctccctctttaaaaaaaaaaagaaaagaaaagttgtatGTTCTCTTAAGAATATCCACTTGGATTAGGCAATAAGTAGAAATGCAATTACAGCTCCAAAATTTACTAGCTTTGTTACTTTGGGAAGTTAACTctcctgtgcttcagtttctggGTCTATAGATGggggaaataataatatataccaCATTGAGCTATGACCAAAAATCAAATGCTACATAAAAGTAGGTAAAAATAAGCCTAAGgataaaaagagcaaaaagaacaaagaaacaggtgatattaataaatattggCAAAGTTAATACAACATTATCAAAATTTTCTGTAATCTTAATCACATTTTAAGCCCCAGATGGATTAAcatacaatttctaaaaaaatacaatggacGTTTACCTTGCATTTTATTAACTGAAATATTATGAATTTAAGTAATTAGTATCTCTATCCTTTTGTAATAGCTAATTATCATTATCTGAACTTAGAATTTCTGTAAACTCCTGAAATACCCCAAAGAAAGTTTCTGTAAATAACTAACCAGTAGTTAGCGTGTGTGGTTAGCACTCAGAAAATAAGAAtacttgggggtgcctgggtggcacagcggttaagcgtctgccttcggctcacggtgtgatcctggcgttaagggatcgagccccacatcaggctcttctgctatgagcctgcttcttcctctcccactcctcctgcttgtgttccctctctcgctggctgtctctatctctgtccaataaataaataaataaaatcttaaaaaaaaaaaaaaagaaaataagaatatttggcCAGTCAAAATACCTAATTCCCTGACCATGTCAGAGAGCCCATCCATCAAACATTACGGTTAGTAGAGATAAACCACCTTGCTTACTACACGATCTGACAAAGCACGAAATCTTACCTATCTTCATCCTTGTCATACAGTTGGTAATAATCGCCACAGCCATTCCAAAAGGTGTTCTCTACCACTTCTTGCCTTCCTGCTGTGGCTCCACTTTCCGCTGTTATTTGGTTATGTTCTGTTTCCCTATGCGTAACTCTTGAGTAAGGTGGATCCAAGAACATGCAGTCATGTTCCCCATCGTAGTCGTCACATTTTATTAAGAGGTCATCCGAGCCATTTTCCTCAACTTCCAAagcctccctccatctctgaaCACTTCTCTGTTTAGCCTCATGCCTGTTAAAACCTGTTTCTTGGTCCACCTGGCTTGAACTTATCAGTTTTCTAACTTTGGGCCTCACTACCTGTTCAGGGAAATTTCCCTGGTTCTTGTCCTTACCACTAGTATTTTGTTCACTGCAGATATGCCCGGGAGCACACACTGCATCTTCAGCTGCATTTTCTCTCTGATTCTCCTGGCTAGTATCATTTTGTTGCTTCTTTCTAACAACTTCACCTTCAGAAGAGGACCTCTGAAATTCCTGATTGTTCTGACTGACAAACTCAGTATCACCAGTAGAACTTTTGACTAAAGGCGCTGAATCTAATTCTTCAAATTCATCTCTTATTTCACAGCTAAAAGCGGGAACTGGTGGTGGAAGACCAGTACGTGCCTCTACCTCTCCGTCCGCCAGCTCAAATGCTGTACCGCCCAATGCCTCCTCATACCCACCACCTGCCACAACTTCCGCAGAAAGCTGAAGACGGTCATTGGTCTCTCCGTGTGTGCCATCTGGATTGTAAGAGTCAGTCTGAACCAATGAAATTCCATTTTGTACGCTTGAAGCACTGCAAGCTTCTGTAGTATATTCTCCCTCAGAGTGATTATGAAGGTCTGTACTGCCTCCTAGAGTCTCCCTGCCCTCCTCGCTATGATGTACTGCAGCAAAGGATGGACTGCTCTCAATGGCTTGATTCAATGTTGAATCACAAATGGGAATTTCTGTTTCACTTTTGTCAAATAAAGTGTCATTGGATAAAGAAGAATGAACTTGATCCGATGGACTGGAACCTTCatagagaacaaagaaaacatatttggAGACATgagatagaattttatttaataatgacTATTTAAGTAGAAATTATGCCACTTATTATGCACTTGAATACAAGTGAATTTCTGCGCCAGGTACTTCTATGCTCCCTCACTTAGAGAGCACACTGGCTACCCTATGAATTCATTTATGCCATTGTATAGCCCCTCAACATCCTCTCCCTCAGATGTCTTTTGGAGGTTTTTCACCTAAATCCTGATACCTAAAACATTCTGTAAAAGACATTAAAAGGAGAGGTATAAGTCAAGTCACAAGGTAACCAATCTGCTCTCCCAGTTGTTAGGGTGCACAATTCAAACTTAACTTCTTTTATTACGGGCAGGTAAAAACACTTCAACAGTATTTCTGACAGATAAAAGAACATCCACTGCCTGAAGGATGGGATAAGGTAATCACTACTATGGCAatgtagttaatattttaatgactgGCTGAATTCTATATTCTTCTATGTTTAAATGTATATAGTATTaatattaaattcaattaaagtATCAAAATAGAATTTCTTGGTAAGAAATGTACATTTGTATTCGTAAACACATAAAACCCACacacaatttcaaattttataagaTCAATTCCTACATGCTTATTAATAGCTCTTATAAAATCCCACGTTGCACACCTGAGGAATTTTCCTTTGGCACATCATCTAGTTCCAATACTTCATAGTCATCACCAGCCCGACCCAAACTTCTTTCATGCCTGGTCATACATGGTTTAAAACTGACATATGCATGTCTTCTTCCATATCTCCTGCCTGTGATTGTCTGATATCCTCCTGCTGGTTTGGGCCAGGCAGCCTTGCTGGATTCTTGATCCATTGCTGAAAGACAGAGTTAAAAATAAGAGAGGTGACCAGTAGGGGTACTATTTCAACATATATGCTATTACTTGCCAAATCATACGCTCCTGAATATCCAGTACACCTTACTAATACTATAAAACATACTTGAAAAGTAAACATGAAATACTATGTTATGAGAGTTATGTGCCTCCCTACCccaaaaatagcttttaaagtTTGGTACCTTAAAGATAGTTTAGATTTTTATGATGTAACCtactaaaaacaatttttcatatGCTAAATTCATACACCACACTGCAAAAGCTCATTGAGGTTTGGACAATAATCCTCCAAATTATCTAAATAAAGTACCTTATGTAGAATGGCTTAATACTTATTTGTTGAATTATTAGCTCATGAAATGATGGTTTCAATTACATTAAGGGTGAATGCATTCCTATCCAAGGTAATAGGTAATTTCTTTAACTGGCATCTGTACTATCATGAAGAACCAACTAGACAATAATAAAACATATCCCAAATATTAGGGTCATATAAAattctccaaaagaaaacagcaacGAGCCAAGTCAAAGACATGCGACCTCCCCTTCCAAAACTACCAATGGTATACATTATGGTAGCCATCAACATTTGAACAACTTTAATACTAAGTTCTGGTGGCTGAAGGATACATGGTAGTAAACAGTAGCAACCTTTAAGAACATTACCACATCTATacataaaaaagtttaaatttctttagtcaattagattttacatatattatacaagagcaaataaaatcttttctcacAGTATATGAAACAGTCAATCAATGAAacaattacatatttttgttttattgcattaaaataagaaatacaattgCTTCCAAgcacaaataaaaaacatacatgtatttataacAGTTATCAAGTTTTACATTATGTTATTTAATTCCCTCAACAAACTTATGAGGTAGATACTGTACTTCATTTTAaagctcaaaaagttaaaattcagtCTGTAGTAACTGTCCAATAATTGAATAGTATGACTCCAAAACCAGTACCCTGAACAACTCCTCCAAAGGAATACTCTCCAAACTGGAAAGCACAATAGCAGCCAAAGGggtatgggaaaaaaaataagaatttttatttatatctgttttcatatcaaaaattagaaattaagcTTTACAAATCTTCAATATGTGGATTAAAAATGGCCTTAAATAAGAACATGATCCCATGTCATGTATAATACTCAAGGtatctagagagaaaaataaaagtcctcaATGTAGAGGAACTGACAAAAACACTTTGCTTACCTGCTGGCTCTTTTTCAGTATACTGTGACATATATGGCAGTTTTTGTGTGCCCAGTTCAGTGCAATTATGGATGTGATTTAGTTTTTACTCACACAATGAATAAGCTGCAGAAGATTCCTACAAAGAAACCATGGATTaaactaaataataatacaaagcacagaacaaaaatgacaaaactaatACTCCTCCTAGTGAAGCTCTTTGTTACCCcataatatcagaaaaatattatcTGATCTGACAAGTTCATCAAAAAACCTTACAACTATCAAGATGGCTATTTGAAAAGTTACATCTCCTCTTGAAAAATCTTGTTGTAAGTATATATCATTCTTAAGACTGACAATGATAACAacacacatataatttaaaagtaaataagcaaatatattggAAGAAGTGTTGACTGAGGTAATGACCAAAATATCTGGGAGTCTACCACACTGTGCTCTCTTTGCTTCTCCACCAAGCACTACAGTTCCTTTAGCCCTGGCACTGTTAAAGGAAGTTAACTCTAAGAgtacagactttatttttaaaatgcataatggtttataacaattaaaaagtaaTGTGTAAATAATGATACTCTTTACAAATAGTCAATTTATCATTCAgatattttaattccaaataagaacctattctaaaaattaaaatattaaatattttatcatgtaacaaatataaaaagaccttcttttgttttgaaattaatcATTTACTATTTCAAAAGCTGCAAcctgtgctttttttaaaaatatggtaagaGCTTACATTTCTATTTAAACACCTTATTTACTTAAACAATGGAGCTATTGCTAATTGCCTATCACCACTTATCAGAAGATGATAGTTCTGCAAATGAGCTTAACTGTATATGTTATCTGTCTAGCCACAGATAGCTATATATTAACATACATAGGAGTACACACACATTTTCCaatataaattacaaattcaGCAATAGGTTGTGATCTTCTAATACATCTGAAACAAGTCAGACTGCTAACAACAACTAAAGggtaaataatatgaaaaaaaaatcctatcataCTGGCAAAAACATAAGCTCTAATTAATATTGCTTTAATACTAAGAAAAatgatctgggggcgcctgggtggcatagcggttaagcttctgccttcagctcagggcgtgatcccggtgttaagggatcgagccccacatcaggctcctccgctaggagcctgcttcttcctctaccactcccgctgcttgtgttctctctctcgctggctgtctctatctctgtcgaataaataaataaataaacaaataaataaataaatctaaaaaaaaagaaaaatgatctgaaATAACTTGAATCTTCACATATCCACAGTACAGTACATGGCAATCGTAAAGCATGACCATGGATTTAAGTTCACAAGTGTTTTACCCAAAGTCTTTTCTATAGAATAAAGGTTTATTTCACCATGTTCCAGGCACCATTTCCAGTGCTGAGGATATGACAATGAACAAAGTGGACAAATATTCCTGCTCTCCTAAAATTACAGTATGCGGTACAGACACTAAACAAAACAGGAAGTAAATAAACACATGCTAGATAATGCATACTGTggagcaaaataaaacagagactgAAGAGTTGCTGATGGTGAGCCATTAGGAATAGGGTGGTTAGGGAAAACCTCACTTAGAAAGGATCATCTGAGCAAACACCTGTGAGGAGAAAGCCATGTGTAAATCTAGGGAAAGAACgtttcaggcagaaaaaaaggaagttcctAAGGTGAAAACTTCCAGAAGTGATCAATAGCAAGAATTCTGGGATGGAATGAATAAGAGAGAAAGTAACAGATGAGGTTAGAAAATTAattaggtgggtgggtggagggtgaGGTGGAACAGATCACATAGGTCCTTACAGGTTGATGCAAGGAATGTAGGTTTTATTCTGAGTGAGCTGCAAAACCATTGAAGAGTTCTGAACACAGAACAGATATTACCTAACTTCTGTTTTAAGAGGAACACTCTGGCTACTGTTTTGAACAGACTGAAGAGGAACAAGGTCAAAGGCAAGGAGCCTGATTGCAAAGTTATTGAAATAATACTGGCAAGAGATGACAGTAGTTTAAACCAGGGTAAAAACAGAGCTGGTGAGAAATGGTCAGATTCTGAATAAACTGTGAAAGTAGTATCAATAAAATTGTCTGACACAGGTTATAAAATAAGGTAAGGAATCAAGGTTGACTCTAAGTTTTAAAGCCTGGGTAACTAGAAACATAAGAATTACCATTAACTGAAGTAGGAAAATTTGTGGAAGAAGCAGGTTTGGAGAAAATATCTTCAGTTTAAGTTTTAGATGTGTTAAATTTGAGGTATCTATCAGACATTCAAGTAGAAATGTTAAATAGGACCCTGGAGTTGACTAAAGAATGCTGAGCTGCCAGTATAATTTGGGAGTTATTAGTATAAAGATAATATTCAAAAAGGTGTGAACTTGGACAGGACATCTAAGTGTacttggagaaggaaaaaagttcaAGGACTGAACCCTGAGATGATTCAACATGAAGAggccaggaaaaaagaaatatcagaaaaactGACAGAGGCcaatgagagaaaaggaaaatcccAGGGTGTGGGTACCAAATGAAGAAAGTGCCTCAGACAGAAAAACTGATCCACTGGGCCAGATGCTGCTAAGAGATAAAGTGTGAGGGGGATCTGTACCTGGCTGCTGAACGTAGCAACATGGAGGGTACTGAAGATCCTGACAAGGGCACCTCTGGTAGAGTGGTGGCTGGAAAACCCTGATCAGAAtgctgagtgagagagagagagaaaaggaactgGAACTGGAAGagtacagaaaaactgaaaatcactGTTTCTGAACaacaggttgtttttttttgtttttcgttttttaaagcaagctccatacccagcatggagcccaacttggggctttaactcatgaccctgagatcaagacctgagctgatatcaaggacacttaaccgactgagccactccggcACCccttaaaaattgtctttaatgTGATTCCACTTGCTTCCTGAAGATATTCTCTTCTGAGCCTTCCAACATCCTCATCTAAACTTAGTCTACTTGTTTTCAAGGCCTATATGACCCAGGCTCTGGTATCTTTTGATTGTAC
The Ailuropoda melanoleuca isolate Jingjing chromosome 3, ASM200744v2, whole genome shotgun sequence DNA segment above includes these coding regions:
- the PJA2 gene encoding E3 ubiquitin-protein ligase Praja-2, with amino-acid sequence MSQYTEKEPAAMDQESSKAAWPKPAGGYQTITGRRYGRRHAYVSFKPCMTRHERSLGRAGDDYEVLELDDVPKENSSGSSPSDQVHSSLSNDTLFDKSETEIPICDSTLNQAIESSPSFAAVHHSEEGRETLGGSTDLHNHSEGEYTTEACSASSVQNGISLVQTDSYNPDGTHGETNDRLQLSAEVVAGGGYEEALGGTAFELADGEVEARTGLPPPVPAFSCEIRDEFEELDSAPLVKSSTGDTEFVSQNNQEFQRSSSEGEVVRKKQQNDTSQENQRENAAEDAVCAPGHICSEQNTSGKDKNQGNFPEQVVRPKVRKLISSSQVDQETGFNRHEAKQRSVQRWREALEVEENGSDDLLIKCDDYDGEHDCMFLDPPYSRVTHRETEHNQITAESGATAGRQEVVENTFWNGCGDYYQLYDKDEDSSECSDGEWSASLPHRFSGTEKDQSSSDESWETLPGKDENEPELQSDSSGPEEENQELSLQEGEQTSLEEGEIPWLQYNEVNESSSDEGNEPANEFAQPEAFMLDGNNNLEDDSSVSEDLDVDWSLFDGFADGLGVAEAISYVDPQFLTYMALEERLAQAMETALAHLESLAVDVEVANPPASKESIDGLPETLVLEDHTAIGQEQCCPICCSEYIKDDIATELPCHHFFHKPCVSIWLQKSGTCPVCRRHFPPAVIEASAAPSSEPDQEAPPSGDSSAEAP